A single Lynx canadensis isolate LIC74 chromosome D2, mLynCan4.pri.v2, whole genome shotgun sequence DNA region contains:
- the CHST3 gene encoding carbohydrate sulfotransferase 3, with translation MEKGLAFPQDCRDLLHSLRMKSKYALFLAFVVVVFVFIEKENKIISRVSDRLKQIPQPLADANSTDPALILADNASLLSLSELDSAFTQLQGRLRNLSLQLGVEPAAEAAAGAQGEAEAKAKEPPRPREARPRRHVLLMATTRTGSSFVGEFFNQQGNIFYLFEPLWHIERTVSFESGGANAAGSALVYRDVLKQLFLCDLYVLEHFISPLPEDHLTQFMFRRGSSRSLCEDPVCTPFVKKVFEKYHCKNRRCGPLNVTLAAEACRRKEHMALKAVRIRQLEFLQPLAEDPRLDLRVIQLVRDPRAVLASRMVAFAGKYEGWKKWLAEGQARLGEEEVQRLRGNCESIRLSAELGLRQPAWLRGRYMLVRYEDVARWPLQKAREMYSFAGIPLTAQVEDWIRRNTQAAQDGSGIYSTQKNSSEQFEKWRFSMPFKLAQVVQAACAPAMHLFGYRLARDAASLTNRSVSLLEERGTFWVT, from the exons ATGGAGAAAGGACTCGCTTTCCCCCAGGACTGCCGGGACTTATTGCACAGCCTGAGGATGAAGAGCAAATATGCCCTTTTCCTGGcttttgtggtggtggtttttgtcttcattgaaaaggaaaataaaatcatatcaaG GGTGTCAGACAGGCTGAAGCAGATCCCACAACCCCTGGCAGACGCCAACAGCACCGACCCAGCCCTCATCTTGGCCGACAATGCGTCCCTTCTGTCCCTGAGCGAGCTCGATTCAGCCTTCACCCAGCTGCAGGGCCGCCTGCGAAACCTCAGTCTGCAGCTGGGTGTAGAGCCAGCAGCGGAGGCCGCCGCCGGGGCCCAGGGCGAGGCGGAGGCCAAGGCCAAGGAGCCACCCCGACCCCGCGAGGCCCGGCCGCGGCGCCACGTGCTCCTCATGGCCACCACCCGCACCGGCTCCTCGTTCGTGGGCGAGTTCTTCAACCAGCAGGGCAACATCTTCTACCTCTTCGAGCCGCTGTGGCACATCGAGCGCACCGTGTCCTTCGAGTCGGGAGGCGCCAACGCCGCAGGCTCGGCGCTCGTCTACCGCGACGTGCTCAAGCAGCTGTTCCTGTGCGACCTGTACGTGCTGGAGCACTTCATCAGCCCCCTGCCGGAGGACCACCTGACCCAGTTCATGTTCCGCCGCGGCTCCAGCCGCTCCCTGTGCGAGGACCCCGTGTGCACGCCCTTCGTCAAGAAGGTCTTCGAGAAGTACCATTGCAAGAACCGCCGCTGCGGGCCCCTCAACGTGACGCTGGCGGCCGAGGCCTGCCGCCGCAAGGAGCACATGGCCCTCAAGGCCGTGCGCATCCGGCAGCTGGAGTTCCTGCAGCCGCTGGCCGAGGACCCCCGGCTGGACCTGCGCGTCATCCAGCTGGTGCGCGACCCGCGCGCCGTGCTGGCCTCCCGCATGGTGGCCTTTGCCGGCAAGTACGAGGGCTGGAAGAAGTGGCTGGCCGAGGGGCAGGCgcggctgggggaggaggaggtgcagCGGCTGAGGGGCAACTGCGAGAGCATCCGGCTGTCGGCCGAGCTGGGCCTCCGGCAGCCGGCCTGGCTGCGCGGCCGCTACATGCTGGTGCGCTACGAGGACGTGGCGCGCTGGCCGCTGCAGAAGGCGCGCGAGATGTACAGCTTCGCCGGCATCCCCCTGACGGCGCAGGTGGAGGACTGGATCCGGAGGAACACGCAGGCGGCCCAGGACGGCAGCGGCATCTACTCCACGCAGAAGAACTCCTCGGAGCAGTTCGAGAAGTGGCGCTTCAGCATGCCCTTCAAGCTGGCGCAGGTGGTGCAGGCCGCCTGCGCCCCGGCCATGCACCTGTTCGGCTACCGGCTGGCGCGGGACGCCGCCTCCCTCACCAACCGCTCCGTCAGCCTGCTGGAGGAGCGCGGAACCTTCTGGGTCACGTAG